One window from the genome of Salmo salar chromosome ssa25, Ssal_v3.1, whole genome shotgun sequence encodes:
- the LOC106586042 gene encoding zinc finger protein ZIC 2, with product MLLDAGHQFPGLGVGTFARHHSASEMQERDLSLAQNSFVDSAHMGAFKLNHDLSPGQSSAFTSQAPGYPAGALGAHAAHVTSYASSPFNSTRDFLFRSRGFGESSPASSQHAIFGPTAGSLHHTHTDSQGHILFPGIHDQHGSHGSPNVLNGQMRLGLPGEVFGRSDQYHQVSSPRTDPYSAAQLHNQYSSMNMNMGMNMGAHHHHHPGAFFRYMRQQCIKQELICKWIDPEQLSNPKKSCNKTFSTMHELVTHVSVEHVGGPEQSNHICFWEECPRESKPFKAKYKLVNHIRVHTGEKPFPCPFPGCGKVFARSENLKIHKRTHTGEKPFQCEFEGCDRRFANSSDRKKHMHVHTSDKPYLCKMCDKSYTHPSSLRKHMKVHEAAPPASDSSPAASSGYESSTPPGLISPTTETQSNNNLSPASAVHNNNNGHSSLSSNFSEWYV from the exons ATGTTGCTGGACGCAGGTCACCAGTTCCCCGGACTGGGAGTTGGCACGTTTGCCAGGCATCACTCAGCAAGCGAGATGCAGGAGAGAGACTTGAGTTTAGCACAAAATAGCTTCGTCGACTCGGCACACATGGGTGCGTTTAAACTGAACCATGATCTTTCTCCGGGACAGAGCTCTGCCTTCACCTCCCAGGCGCCCGGCTACCCCGCAGGGGCTTTGGGGGCTCATGCAGCCCATGTCACCTCGTACGCGAGTTCCCCGTTCAACTCCACCAGGGACTTTCTCTTTCGCAGCCGAGGCTTCGGAGAATCATCTCCGGCGAGCAGCCAACACGCTATTTTCGGCCCCACGGCGGGGTCTCTTCATCatacccacacagacagccaagGCCACATTCTGTTCCCCGGCATCCACGACCAGCATGGGTCCCACGGATCCCCGAATGTGCTCAATGGGCAAATGCGTCTTGGACTACCGGGCGAGGTTTTTGGGCGTTCCGACCAGTACCACCAGGTCTCCAGCCCAAGGACCGACCCTTACTCGGCCGCCCAGCTCCATAACCAGTACAGCAGCATGAATATGAACATGGGGATGAACATGGgagcccaccaccaccaccaccccggtGCCTTCTTTCGCTACATGCGGCAGCAGTGCATCAAGCAGGAGCTCATCTGTAAATGGATCGACCCAGAGCAGCTGAGCAACCCCAAGAAGAGTTGCAACAAAACTTTCAGCACCATGCACGAGCTGGTCACGCACGTCTCCGTGGAGCACGTCGGGGGACCGGAGCAGAGCAACCACATTTGCTTTTGGGAAGAGTGCCCCCGCGAGAGCAAACCGTTTAAGGCGAAATACAAACTGGTGAATCACATTCGGGTCCACACGGGTGAGAAACCCTTCCCCTGCCCCTTCCCTGGATGTGGCAAGGTCTTCGCAAGGTCGGAAAATTTGAAGATTCACAAGCGTACACATACAG gagagaaaccattccaGTGTGAGTTTGAAGGCTGTGACAGGCGGTTTGCCAACAGCAGTGACCGAAAGAAGCACATGCATGTCCACACGTCTGACAAACCATATCTTTGCAAAATGTGTGACAAGTCCTACACACATCCCAGCTCTCTTCGAAAACACATGAAG GTCCACGAAGCGGCCCCTCCAGCGTCCGACTCCTCGCCTGCAGCCAGTTCTGGTTACGAGTCATCCACACCGCCCGGCTTAATCTCCCCCACCACCGAGACCCAAAGCAACAACAATCTTTCACCCGCGTCCGCAGTCCACAATAACAACAACGGTCACAGCAGCCTATCGTCTAATTTCAGTGAATGGTATGTTTAG